Proteins found in one Streptococcus criceti HS-6 genomic segment:
- a CDS encoding IS630 family transposase (programmed frameshift), which translates to MKKEFTDLQIQELEKAIKDKKNNTHYRKLHALLLRSQGMSLTAIGKEVGLVHQSVRNLITRYQKGGLTALFKENRGGRRRAYMTIEEEERFLNQQLERALKGEHVTVQSLFEAYQAEVGKSTTREGFYALLKRHGWRKVTPRPKHPKKQTLKRFMRQKIKSIFRKTRKRFKHSRRYKKVRLMYQDEAGFGRISKLGACWAPKGYRPHVASHYIREYRYCYGAVDAHTGESFFLIAGGCNTEWMNEFLRQLSQAFPDDYIVLVMDNAIWHKSKALEVPHNIDFAFIPPYTPEMNPIEQVWAEIRKRGFKNKAFKTLEEVINQLQEVIQSFHWKELKTIVHRKWTSAMLDFL; encoded by the exons ATGAAAAAAGAATTTACCGATTTACAAATCCAAGAGTTAGAAAAAGCTATTAAAGATAAGAAAAATAATACTCATTATCGCAAATTGCATGCCCTCCTCCTTCGTTCACAAGGAATGAGCTTAACAGCAATCGGCAAAGAGGTTGGGCTCGTTCACCAGTCTGTTCGCAACTTAATTACCCGTTATCAAAAGGGGGGACTAACAGCTCTATTTAAAGAAAATCGCGGTGGTCGTAGACGTGCTTATATGACCATCGAAGAGGAAGAAAGATTCCTAAACCAACAACTAGAACGGGCATTAAAGGGGGAGCACGTAACTGTTCAAAGCTTGTTTGAAGCCTATCAAGCTGAAGTTGGAAAGTCAACCACTCGTGAGGGATTCTATGCTTTATTAAAACGCCACGGATGGCGAAAGGTAACTCCTCGTCCAAAACATCCT AAAAAGCAGACGCTAAAACGATTTATGCGTCAAAAAATAAAATCTATATTCAGGAAGACAAGAAAGCGCTTTAAGCATAGCCGACGTTACAAGAAAGTCCGTCTCATGTATCAAGATGAAGCGGGTTTTGGTCGTATCAGTAAGCTAGGAGCTTGTTGGGCACCTAAAGGTTATAGGCCACATGTAGCCAGCCACTACATTCGAGAATACCGTTATTGTTACGGAGCCGTTGATGCCCATACAGGAGAATCTTTTTTCCTCATCGCAGGAGGTTGTAATACTGAATGGATGAACGAATTTTTAAGACAATTAAGTCAAGCTTTTCCTGACGATTACATTGTTTTGGTTATGGATAATGCCATTTGGCATAAATCAAAGGCTTTAGAAGTTCCACATAATATAGACTTTGCTTTTATTCCGCCTTATACTCCTGAAATGAATCCTATTGAACAGGTCTGGGCTGAAATAAGAAAACGTGGGTTTAAAAACAAAGCCTTCAAAACTTTGGAGGAGGTTATTAATCAACTTCAAGAGGTTATTCAAAGTTTTCATTGGAAAGAGTTAAAAACGATTGTCCATAGAAAATGGACTTCGGCTATGCTTGATTTTCTTTGA
- a CDS encoding C4-dicarboxylate ABC transporter, which translates to MKSRLPLALTGLLLGLTALTNLIFKFVNPLAAQGLLFLSLGLWLLLTVYFCLEKEDCQKQLTSLLTASTFPTYFMAMMLSPLVLPLARPYLLSIWAIGLVGHLVFLGMFSIRAKKQATWKQVYPGWFVIYVGPAAASITARVVGQILLGQMIFYLTFLAYLILMVALFYRLSKWPLSEQELPNMAIMAAPSSLLLLAFLQLYPCGHSVFLTLLLLLSQGFYWGTFLYLVCRIKTWFAPSFQPLLSPVSAQQRP; encoded by the coding sequence ATGAAAAGTAGACTGCCATTGGCTCTGACAGGGCTTTTACTGGGACTGACTGCTCTGACGAACTTAATTTTCAAATTTGTCAATCCGCTCGCAGCTCAGGGGCTGCTCTTTCTAAGTCTAGGGCTGTGGCTTCTTTTAACGGTCTATTTCTGTCTGGAAAAAGAAGACTGCCAAAAACAATTGACCAGCCTCTTAACAGCTTCAACTTTTCCAACCTATTTCATGGCCATGATGCTTTCGCCTTTGGTTCTTCCTCTAGCCAGGCCTTACCTACTCAGCATCTGGGCTATCGGTTTAGTTGGACACTTAGTTTTTCTGGGGATGTTTAGTATCAGGGCTAAAAAACAAGCAACATGGAAGCAGGTCTATCCAGGCTGGTTTGTTATCTATGTTGGGCCAGCTGCTGCTTCTATAACAGCCAGAGTGGTTGGACAGATTCTTTTAGGGCAGATGATTTTTTACTTGACCTTTCTAGCCTATCTGATCCTGATGGTTGCCTTGTTTTATCGGTTATCTAAGTGGCCTTTGAGTGAGCAGGAATTGCCCAACATGGCCATCATGGCAGCTCCGAGTTCTCTGTTACTTTTAGCCTTCTTGCAACTTTACCCTTGTGGACATTCTGTTTTTCTAACCCTCCTACTCTTACTATCGCAAGGATTTTATTGGGGAACCTTTCTCTACCTTGTATGCCGTATCAAAACTTGGTTTGCTCCCAGTTTTCAGCCTTTACTTTCCCCAGTGTCAGCACAGCAACGGCCTTAA
- the dusB gene encoding tRNA dihydrouridine synthase DusB — translation MTKLNSSFMIGNVEIPHRTVLAPMAGVTNSAFRTIAKEFGAGLAVMEMVSDKGILYNNEKTLHMLHIDEGEHPVSIQLFGNDGDSLARAAEFIQTNTETDIVDINMGCPVNKIVKNEAGAMWLKDPEKIYQVVKTVKSVLNIPLTVKMRTGWADSSLAVENALAAEEAGVAALAMHGRTREQMYTGRCDHETLARVAEALKTIPFIGNGDIKTVEDAKFMLEEVGTDAVMIGRGALNNPYLFTQINHYFETGEVLPNLTFAKKLEIAYDHLSRLVGLKGETIAVREFRGLAPYYLRGTSGAAKIRGAVARAESLAQVKEIFDGIPT, via the coding sequence ATGACCAAGCTTAATTCGTCCTTTATGATTGGGAATGTAGAAATTCCCCACCGTACAGTTCTAGCTCCCATGGCTGGTGTAACTAATTCAGCCTTTCGTACTATCGCTAAGGAATTTGGAGCCGGCTTAGCTGTTATGGAAATGGTTTCTGATAAGGGAATCCTCTACAATAATGAAAAAACTCTTCACATGCTCCACATTGACGAAGGTGAACATCCTGTTTCCATCCAGCTTTTTGGCAATGATGGCGATAGCTTGGCGCGAGCTGCCGAATTTATTCAAACCAATACGGAGACTGACATAGTTGACATCAATATGGGGTGCCCCGTCAATAAGATTGTCAAAAATGAAGCTGGTGCCATGTGGCTCAAGGATCCCGAAAAGATTTATCAGGTGGTAAAAACTGTTAAGTCTGTCCTCAATATCCCGCTGACTGTTAAAATGCGAACAGGCTGGGCTGACAGCTCCTTGGCTGTGGAAAATGCTCTGGCTGCAGAGGAAGCTGGTGTAGCTGCTCTGGCCATGCACGGTCGGACCCGTGAGCAGATGTACACTGGTCGCTGTGACCATGAAACCTTAGCTAGGGTAGCTGAGGCCCTCAAAACGATCCCTTTCATTGGTAATGGGGATATTAAGACTGTTGAAGACGCTAAGTTCATGCTGGAAGAAGTCGGTACCGATGCTGTTATGATTGGTCGTGGAGCCCTCAACAATCCTTATCTCTTTACCCAAATCAACCACTACTTCGAGACTGGGGAAGTTCTACCTAATCTTACCTTCGCTAAAAAGTTAGAGATTGCCTATGACCACCTCAGCCGTCTGGTTGGCCTCAAGGGCGAAACAATTGCTGTACGAGAATTCCGTGGCTTAGCCCCTTACTATCTGCGAGGAACCTCTGGTGCTGCTAAAATCCGCGGGGCTGTCGCTCGGGCTGAAAGTTTAGCCCAAGTCAAAGAAATTTTTGATGGTATTCCAACCTAA